The genomic interval GCTTGTATAGGCAGCTGTAGGCATCGGTATATGAATATGAACTCTGAACGTCTGTCCGCTGGAAAGCAAACGAGAGCACCCCACGTCCTGGGTGCGAGCGgagccgccgcctccgccagccctCAGCCGTGCCACGGCCGTGCAGAGCCCGGCACCCAGTGTCTGCACACACCCCCTCTCGGGTGCTGAGCTCAAAGGTCTCGCTCATGGCAGTGCTTTACCGCCACGTCCTGCCTCCCGAGGTTCGGATCAGGCCGGCCCGTGGGTTTTCTTAAAGACCAAAAAACTTTCTTCTCGAGGGTAAGAGTGGATCCTCCGGGGCTGAGGTGTGAACTCAGTCTGTTTCTGAAAGAGAACAGAGGTGTCAGGGGCTTGCAGCCAGTGGGATGCCAGGTGGGGAAGAAGGGGTGCAGGAGTGCCTCAGGATGGGCAAAAATGAGAGCCTCGGTGGAGTCAGCCACAGAGGAAGGCCACCCCCATTCGGAGGGGCAGGAAACCCTGGTGAGcaatgggcagcagcagggctaaGACAGGACACGGTGTGAAGCTGTGAATCCTCGCTGAGCACCTCCTGCCTCTGTGCCACGAGGGGTGACAGGACCACCTCGCTCTGGGTGGCATCAAGCCATGCTCAGAGGGTGCTAGCAGAGGCATGGCCATTCCTGGCATGGACACAGAAGCCAGACCATCATCCCTCCCCAAACCAGTCCTGCCCCATCCTGCCTCCTCAGCCACCCCCCAGCACATCCAGACCACTTTACAGGAGTAAAGGCAGGGTCCCATTCAAACCCACACTGCATCTCCTCCAAATCAGATGGGGGAGGGAAGCAATGAATTTTAGTTGATTTTTAGTAATTGTTGTTAAGCTTACAGCCACGAAAGAGGCATGTGGGAGACTCCAAAGCAAGGCAGAGAGGCTGGGAAAGATCCCAGCTGCCCAGCATGCAACCCATGGACAGGGCAAGCGCTCAGCCATCCCCATCTGGTGGGAACCCTGCCAGGGAGGAAACGGCTCCCAGCTGCACTTCTGAAGAGCCCAGGAGGGCTTGGAAACCACCTCTCCTCtacgtgcacacacacagatgctttTCAAAAGCGAGTCCTGGAGGGGGGTAGGGCCAGCAGCTGTACACTCCAGCCCTCCATGTCCTTTCCCTCCTTGCAGCCTCCATCTTTACCACTCGAGCCTTGCCCCATGCCAAACAACGATGCTCACATCtggagagctggcagcagtAAGGGAGGAGGCTCTTGGCTGCACAGGCAGGCAGGGGTTACTTCTGCTGCCTGAGGCCAGGGGAGGCGTGGAGGGAGCTTGTAGCAGGGGACACAGCAGCCAGGCCCCTTCCTTCCCAAACAGCAATCCCATAAACTCAAGGGCTACCTTCCCCCAGGGCAGGTAAAGGGACCAGCCACTGTTGCTGGTTTTACTTCAGCTTAAAATAAAGCCAGGACTTGGCTTCAGAGCGGAGTCAGCACGCAGTGCCCACAGCAGGCTGCCCcacaagagcagcagcacctcaatggaccctcctcatcctctcccAGAGGgatttcctctctgctctcccagcgAAACCCCAAACAGCAAGACCAGCCACTAAGCCCTTCCCCTCAAGCCTCAGTTTCGCAGGCAGCAAATGCTGATGGCTGACCCAAACCCTTgggccctgccccaggcaggggCCTTACCAAGCCGCGTGGCgggcggcgggccgggggcgTCGGGGGTCCCGGCGCTGCCTTCCTGGCCACCCGGCTCCCACGACTCGCTGCTCTCCGACACCTCTGAGACAGCCTCGCACGGCCCTTTCCGGCTTCCCGGCGCCTCGCCCGCCTCCTCGGGGCCGGCACCTTTGCTCTCCTCCTCGGCCTTCACTGCAAACCACACCTTGAGCTGCTGGGCGCTGAGGTGGGCGCGCTCGCAGAGGCCGGCCACGTCCTCCTCCCGCAGCCCCTTGTGCTTCTCGTAGTAGTCGTCCAGCAGCTCCCGGCCGGCGgggctgagctccagcagccccGGGGGGAACACCCCCCGCCTGTAGTTCTCATACCACTTCAGCTGCCCGTTCTTGTAGCCGTACCGGCTGTCCCCGAACCAGCGAATGACTTCGGCCCGCGGCAGACCCGTCTGGGAAACGATGGCGTCGTACTCCTGGTTCGTGGGCCGCTGGGTCTGCACGAACATTTGCTTCAGCAGGTGCCGCTGCTGGGCTGTCTTTTTAAAGTTGAgtttggtttttgggggggtgggCGGCCGGCTGGAGCTGCCGTCCCCTTTCTCGTTTGCGCCGGTCCCCGGTAACTCGTTTTTGCCGTTGGACTCGGTCACTCGCAGGTTCTTCAGGTTGATTTTGATGGGACTGACTTTCCTCTCCATGGAGTTTGGGTTGTTGCCAGAGGCATCGATCGAGCCGTTTTCGCCCGCAGCCCTCAGCTCATCTGAGGAgtcctccccttccccaccaccattttctgtctcctcctcctcctgccgaGCAGCCTCCTCCACTTTCTTATTCTCCTCCGCcaccttcttcttcctcctctccgaGAACCAACTATCAATCTCCCTCCTTGTCATCTTCGTTTCTCCCCTCAGGCGGTTCACCTCCTCCTCCGCAGGAAGGGGATTTTGAGCAAAACTGCTCTCCAGGGCCTTCAGCTGCTCGGGCGCCCGCTCTTTGTACTTGGTCGGTGTGAAGTCAGGCGCCTGGTGCCACGACTGTCGCCGCGGCGGGTGGTGAGGGGCCGGCGTGGCTGCCGCTGCCGcagggctcagctcagctcctctGGGTGAGATGTCAAAGGTTATTTCGGGCAGAGAATCGAGAGCACTGTCTCCAGGGAAGACAGCCCGGCCGCCTCTCACGTTCCTGTAGTGGTACCTCCTATCACTGAACCATTTCCGAATCTCCTTGGTGGAAAGTCCCGTGATTTTCGTCAGCCGCTCGACTTCTGCCTGGCCAGGGAACTGGTTTCTGCAGAAGCTGCCTTTCAATGCTGAGAGCTGCTCGTGGGACTTCTTGTTTTTGTACACGTTGGGATCTAGAAAGGTCTGTGAGGAGATGGCCGGGCAGGCAGTGAGCAGCGACTGGCCGCTGCTGACTACCTTCACACCCGCCGCGTTGCAGGAGCTCACCGTGCCGTGCTGCGCCGCTGCCTGTGGCTTGGGGACAGACGTCACTGCCAAGGTGAAGGAGGAGCTGGTGCCTTTCAAGCCATTTGCCATGATGGGCTGGGTGACCAGCAGTCCCCCCGTCCCCTCCGGCTGTCCCACCACGTGCCCTGGTAGAGTCGCTTGGATCAGGTGGGGGACGCTCCCGGGGTTCGCAACCAGCGGCGTGTTCAACACAGTGATCGTGGGTTGTGGCACGGACTGAATAACGGTGTTGAACATCTTCTTCCTGGCATCTTCAATCTCCTCTGGTGACCAGCTGATGCCCTGCTTCAGCCTCTGGGCAGTGAACCAGATCTTCAGCTGCTCTTCTGGGTACTTGGTCACCACAGTCAAGTAGCAGAGCTCGGCTTTGGTGGGGTAGGGGAACTTGTGGAAAGAGTTTTTCAGGAAGCTGTTGGAATCCATGGCGGCGTTGTACGTTGGAATGCTGCTCAGGGGAATCATCACCTTGGGAAGTGACTTGGATGTAGGTAGCTGTTGATGCAacgggggctgctgctgcagtgacaCCAGTTGTGCAACACCCGCCTGCAGAACAGGCACGTTTCCAATGATGGAGCCGTTCACTACATGAGATGATTTTGTTGAACTTGCAGTGGGCTGGCTCACAGGCACAGACCCGTTTGGGAATGAATGCTCTCCGTCTTTCACCTCTGACTCACTGCCCAATTGACTCGACACATTCTCCTTCAGCGTGTGGATTTTTTTGGCCTCGGGTTTACCTTTCATTATCTTCATGATAGGGGTTTTGGTAATGATAATTTCAGACTGGCCATCCACTCCTTCTTCCGGGACCTCTCCTGGAAGGTCGTGACTGCTGTTGGCCTCGCAGACACTTTGCTCCACAGTTGTACGACTGTCCTGCTTAACCACCCTCCAGATGAAGCTGCTTTCACCTGCGTGTGACTCCGCATTGTGGTGCGAGAGCCCTTCGTGGCTGTTTGCCAGAAAGTTGCACACAACACAAGCAAACACAGGATCTTTGCTAAAGTCTAAGTGCTCAGAGTCCAAGTGCCCAAAGAACTGATGTATGTCTTGAGACCCAAAGTCACAAGACTTGCAGATATAAGTGTCACTGTCAGCAATGCCACGGTGCCCGTTAGACAAAGCTCCGTTATTCCCACTGCTGGCTCCAGCATCACCAGTTGCTGGCCCTTCCGCAGGAGCATCTTGTTGCATTCCTACACGATCATTTTCTGCAGCATCCAGTTCAGTCTCCTGAAGTACCAGTGTTTTTACTGGTATCATGCAGGGAGTTGTGGATTTTCTTTTGCTAGCCATCACTACAGTTGATGCAgatggttatttttctttcatttaaattaaagTTGAACTTAGAAAGTGCTATTGCAAGCGTTCTGTGCTTTAGATTCCAGAAAATTCATCATGTGCCAAGGAGTTGTTGTCAAATGTTCACAAATGTTCATATTTGCCACTGAACCTGAGGacaaggagagggaggaggggttAGTTCCCTTAGCATTAGACAAAGCACAACTGTCAGAGTATTTAACTGTTTCACTCAACAAATCATTTGCTGCCACTTTCCCTGGAATAAAATAACATGGCCTTAGATGTATTGAATTTCCACATATACAACCTGTCAATTacgtgtgaaaaaaaaaaccacacaaacatGTCTTTTTTACACACCACATCAAATTCTTATTTGAGGGGGAAACCCACCAAAATTTCCCCTCATCCTGTCAAGACCCTTCAGTGGTGTTTTGTGGGGGTGCAGAGCAGTGCCTGGGCTCCCCACACCACACACTGGGTTCCCGGCACAGCAGCATGCAGGAGGCCACACCAGGCAGGCTCCCTTTGGGAAAGCCACCTGCTTTCCATCACAACAGCCTGACCAAAACTCATCACATTCCCCACacgttttcttttctttgaagtcCGTTCCCCAGCCATCCTGCCGGGAAGTCTCTCACCAGCTCAACACATcaggcctgtgccagggcctcagccTGGAGTGACAccctgagctctgcagcagggagTGAGAAGGTCCGTGTGTTTTAGCCCTCCTCACCCAACAGGCCCACAAAGTGTCTGTGAGATTCCCTCCCCACTCCATGCACACTTGGTTACTGTTATAACAGCATCTGTTGGGTCTTGGTCTAGAGCTGCAAGAGAAAGCAAGGCCCCAAGACTCACGAGCAGCACCACCCCCTTGTTCCTGGCTCCCAGCTCTTCCCCTCCTACACTTTTGCACCTTTTGCCATTCATACAACTCAGTACACTGAGGGTATTTCCTAAGACAGTGTAATTTCTGTGCAACACAAGCTCATTTTACTGGGCTTGGGATGATCAGGGATCCATCACATTTCATAAAAAAGGAatcatttttcctcttccagccTGTGGAAGGCCAGAGCATTGGCCTCAACCTTACTCCTGGCCTGATGCAGCTTTGCCATCTGCTCCATGCCCAAGATCACAGTCTGAGGGCAGCAAAGCTGCCTGCTGTAGCTGGCACCAGGAGTCCCTTGCCAAGGACAGGGAAGGCAGCACATCCGAGGGAGCAATGCCTCTGCCTGGAACCCCGCTGTCAATCCTTCATACAGCAgctctgttgggttttttttcctcttagagGCAGGGATAGAATGGTATTTTTCCAGACTGCAAGGTCACTTGGAAGCATATGGACACCCTGATTCACGTTACAAAGACTATGCCAGATTTTCCTGGGGTTTACAGTAACAGCAACGGAGCTTTATAAAAACACTCAAAAAAACCtgaactaggaaaaaaaccccaggcccatTTATCATCCTACCAGATGACTCAGAGAGGTAACTCCTATCAGTTATAGCAGTTATGCACCAGAAGCTTTCTTCTCAGATCAGATATTCTGAGCTGATCTCATGCACTGAGAAATGCAGATGGGGCAAATGACTTCACAGTGCTTATGCAATACCTCCTCTGCTTATTTTTGTCAGGAGCTTTGAGAACAGAGGAATGGAAGGTCCTAATGTAAAAAATATCAGATGGAGGACGTATGATTTGACCTCCCTAACTTCATTAGACATTCCTTACAGGAATTATTCTGAAAGTTGCCTTCAGTTTTTCCAAAGGAGAGGCCTGGATggccagctccagcctcagctgctcccGGGCACTGATTAAAAGGCTTGATGGGAAAACGTAACTTCCCGTTACCATGGGCTGATCTGGGATTACAAAACAGTCCTGTAAATAGTGTTAGTCATCGCTGAACTTGGCACCAGAAAAGACTGTTTTCTATGCTAAAGATTTGTGAAAAGCTAGAAattataacttaaaaaaaattaaaatctataAATAAAAAAGGTATTAAAGCTGTGATTTATCTGGATTTAGCCAGTGTGAATTGCACACTCTCAATCCCTGCTTTATACCACTCTCATCCCACCTTTCTGTGGTTAGTCTTTCCCTCTGCAGAGGTCCAGAAAGTTATTCATTAGCATTAGCAAGTCGAATACTTGGATGACTATGAATGGGCTTTGCTATTCGGAGGGGAACAGCATCCGTTTGACACCAATCCCAAGATCCTCATTTTTGATGCTAAGTTAAATATTACACAATCCAGCAGGGTACCATGACCTTTCCAAATCGAGTCAATTAGGAAAAACACAGTAAGACCAGCCTGCAGGCTACAAAATATAGCTTTAAAGGCTGAAAGGAGTTCGTGTCAGGGAAGAAATGGTAAAAGGGAATTCTTATTTAATTTTACTCTGCAGCTCTAACATGGGCCTGGAAGAAACTGCTGGGTCCTCTgtaagattttttgttttctgcaaacTCCTGACAGAGATCCAGTTCCAGAGACTCCATTAGTGAGACAGCTCGAGTCCCAGACGGATCTCATCATGGAGTCACCAGATACCAAAAGGATGATTTTTATCTGTTAACAGAGTAAATTTGATACAGAGCAACAGAGCGACACAAAGACCCCCATTGTGCCATGTTAACAGTGCCTCTCCTGAGCATGCCATCACTATTACTTTGGGTAAATGTGAATGGCCTGACCCACCTACAGAGAACCTAAAAGCTCTGCATTTCATTTACCAGCACATTTGCATCAAGCTCCGTGCTCTCTCCAACAACTTTCGTTAAAAATGCAATCAAAGCAGCCCCAGCCaccacagctctcctgctggGGCTCCAATATTAATGCCACCTGAGAACACAGATTGCAAATCTAGCTGGAAGTGAAGCACAGAGCCaatttactggggaaaaaaaatattaatcaagTGTACTGTTTGTCCATTTAATTTCCATGGAACAGTTGCATAAGCCCATGTTTGGAGCAGGTTTTACTCACTGCTCACCTTCTGGAATGCACTAATACTTTAATACACCACTAATATATAACAGAATGGATAATTCACCACTTTCTCTGTCATTAAAGTGAGGTGATTTTAATGGATAAACTAATGGCAGAAAAAATAACCAATTAAAAACCAGCCTTCCAATGGAGCTCAGTATACTAACACCTCAGACCCATCTGTACACTCATGGGTGAAGAACTTAATCATCAAAGGGTACACAGGAAATAAAGTGGAGGAAAGAGACATTATCTGAATGGAATAGTTATCTGGCAGCCAGGGGATATATTTCAGTTCATGGTTCCTATCTAATTTATACCTGCTAGTTTAATAGTGAGGTAGCAGAGTAAGTGGGTCAAATGACCTCTGCACTTAaacctgcctctgctgctggaaatTCAAAGGACAAGTGACTCAAAGCAGAGTCAAACCGATTTGGTCTCCACGATGAGCCCAGGTCAGATCCCAGCCCAGCACGTGCCTGGGGGTATATGTGTCTCATATTTAAAGCATGAGGAACTGAGTCTGGGACTGATGTGTGCGTGAGacaactgcagcagctgcccctgtgccagggcagagcagaccAGCTTCTGCATGAGGCAAGCACAAAGCCAGTTGTACACCTTGGGGTGGGTTGTGGTTCCCCACCCTTGGTGTACAGCCCTGACTGCTTGTCTACACAGCTCCTAACTTAAAGCAGTTAAAAAATATCACCACAGCAAAGCTCTGGCCCACAGGCAGGCACAGTTTCATGCTGTTGTCGCTACATCATGGCTACAAGGCCAGTCAGCCTGGTGGCCACCCATCAATTGCTCAAGGGCTGTGGCTCAGAAGAGGCAAGCCCCATACTTGGAGCCAGAGGCAAGGACAGAGGAGGTGTGGGCTCCTGTTCTGCCTGACCATGCCCAGCCCTCCTCCATGTAGGAGGCCCACAAAGGCCACATGCCAGTGACCCACCTTCAGCATACAAACACATGCCACCACAAGATGTGCCAGGCTGTGATTTCAGCTACCCTGATCAATTCAGAAAATCATACTAGAGGAGGAAGACAGAACCTGTTAAATCTGGAGTCCCAATCCATGGAAACAGTGCAGCATTTCTGCTAGAGACAGCCCCAAACCTACAGTGCTGCTATGAGCATTCTCCTCCCGCAGTGCCTCCCGTAGCAGGCAAGAGCCTTCCCATCACCATCAGCAGGTCCAGGTACCCACCACTGCCCCTCTGCAGAGCCTCTTTGCTTCTGCTGAGGAAAACAATGCTGAGACTGGTCAAAGTGAGCTTAGCAATTTCAGAAAATTTACTTCTGGAGAGATTAACAAAGGGAGGTTTCGAAATTTGCACTGCTGAGTATGAACTTTCAGCTTTTTCCAGCTTGGCTGGATGTaactggtttggttttaaatgtttcagtgAATTAACGAGTTAGGTTGTTAATGCAAAACATTCATTCCACGCAGTGCCAAGGTCCCCAGTTAGAAGATTAATTTTTGTGACCTTTTGCAAAGCTTGCCTGGAAACAAGCACCAGAAaacccagcaggcagcagcactgggcacagcacagcactgcctgggcacagggacagcAAGACCCTTCTctgtccccagcccagccaaTTCCTAGATGCCTAACCTGGGGACAAGGCTCCAGGCAGGATGGCTGCTGTGGGCCCTgatgcagctctgctgagaaagGAATGCTgaggtaaaaaataaatatgtaaatttaaaaacaaaaaatcaacaCTCAAATAGAAGTAAAATAACAGTTTTCTCAACACTTTTGGTGCCTGCTAGGCAGGCAGACACACTCCCCAGGTCAGAGACAAAGTTGATGTTTCTGTCTCATATGAAGCCAAGCACAATATTGGCACTTTAAATAATGGCAGTTTGTTTTCAAGCTGAAGCCCTGCAGGCCTCAGCTGACAGGATGATACTGGggggcagagaaaaaaatatcaaagggagaaaaagaagttgaCATGTGAGAGTTTTTGTCCCTCCCCTTTAGGTTCTACCTCCAGCCAGGCCTAGAAGATACACATCTGTCTCTGGAAAGACCACAGATGACTTCCCAACTCCCCACTGGCAATTAGCAGATAAAGGACAGTAAAAAGTTCCCTGTGACCAGAACCCATGAGCGGGTGCTCACTGCAGCACCCAGACCTAAGAGCTGAGCTGCCTTCCCCTGCCCACCACCAGCATCCCAGAGGGAAATCCCTCTGTGTTTCAGAGTGTGTACCTGGCACCCAGTTTGCTCTGGGCAGCTCAGTAGCTTAGgactgggtgctgagggagggaagCAAAGCAAGCCCAGCCAGCAGCGAGCACAGGCGTCCATAGGACACAGCCCCACGACAGTCCCAGCACCCCGTTTCTCTTCAGTTGGGCATTAATATTTAGACACGAGCATTTAGAGTCTGTTCATGAGAAGTCATGTACAAGTTTTACCAGTTTTACTAATTTATTGCCAAAATGGGCCCAGTGTGGGCtgacaggagagagaagggcTGGGGACTCCTGTACTCTTCAGACCCAGGTTGAAGGGGCAAAGTCTCATTCCTCAGCCAGAGGCTGCCCCACACCAGCTCTAACCTGGGTTTTATCACCACAGACCTGGAGTCACAGGCTTTGGTTACAACAGAAGTGGAACACTGTACAGCTTGCAGTCGTATCACTTCAAGGACAGAATCCCCTGCCAGGAACAGGACAGGTATTGCTAATCTGTCCCACAGACTACATGGATAGACATGCTCTGGCAAGATCTCTCCGGGTTACATCCCTCTGATTCAATACATACAGGCACAGTTAGAGGGCACAGCCCACCTCTACAGAGCAAATCCCAGCGTCCTGGGTGCAAACATGACCTCTgtcagctgccagcacagctctctaacagagaagaaaaggcaagatttggcagggctgagctccTCTGTTCCTGGTCTGTGGCATCCCAGATAGCTGGGGCCCAGCAGCCTGGCTAACTCTGCAAAGTCCACAGCTGGAAGGGAAGCCACGGGATAAGACCATGCCCAGCAGCCTAAGAATACCAGCAACAGAGCA from Colius striatus isolate bColStr4 chromosome 16, bColStr4.1.hap1, whole genome shotgun sequence carries:
- the ZHX3 gene encoding zinc fingers and homeoboxes protein 3, which codes for MASKRKSTTPCMIPVKTLVLQETELDAAENDRVGMQQDAPAEGPATGDAGASSGNNGALSNGHRGIADSDTYICKSCDFGSQDIHQFFGHLDSEHLDFSKDPVFACVVCNFLANSHEGLSHHNAESHAGESSFIWRVVKQDSRTTVEQSVCEANSSHDLPGEVPEEGVDGQSEIIITKTPIMKIMKGKPEAKKIHTLKENVSSQLGSESEVKDGEHSFPNGSVPVSQPTASSTKSSHVVNGSIIGNVPVLQAGVAQLVSLQQQPPLHQQLPTSKSLPKVMIPLSSIPTYNAAMDSNSFLKNSFHKFPYPTKAELCYLTVVTKYPEEQLKIWFTAQRLKQGISWSPEEIEDARKKMFNTVIQSVPQPTITVLNTPLVANPGSVPHLIQATLPGHVVGQPEGTGGLLVTQPIMANGLKGTSSSFTLAVTSVPKPQAAAQHGTVSSCNAAGVKVVSSGQSLLTACPAISSQTFLDPNVYKNKKSHEQLSALKGSFCRNQFPGQAEVERLTKITGLSTKEIRKWFSDRRYHYRNVRGGRAVFPGDSALDSLPEITFDISPRGAELSPAAAAATPAPHHPPRRQSWHQAPDFTPTKYKERAPEQLKALESSFAQNPLPAEEEVNRLRGETKMTRREIDSWFSERRKKKVAEENKKVEEAARQEEEETENGGGEGEDSSDELRAAGENGSIDASGNNPNSMERKVSPIKINLKNLRVTESNGKNELPGTGANEKGDGSSSRPPTPPKTKLNFKKTAQQRHLLKQMFVQTQRPTNQEYDAIVSQTGLPRAEVIRWFGDSRYGYKNGQLKWYENYRRGVFPPGLLELSPAGRELLDDYYEKHKGLREEDVAGLCERAHLSAQQLKVWFAVKAEEESKGAGPEEAGEAPGSRKGPCEAVSEVSESSESWEPGGQEGSAGTPDAPGPPPATRLETD